One genomic segment of Carassius auratus strain Wakin unplaced genomic scaffold, ASM336829v1 scaf_tig00022937, whole genome shotgun sequence includes these proteins:
- the LOC113077637 gene encoding parathyroid hormone 2 receptor — MWIILLWIFVQVLLGTSVEAQHVDPEVGLTAQEQVLLLYDIKLQCLQNISEHNPADEVCSPGWDGLVCWPQGSPGTVSKVACPSYVYDFNHNGFAYRHCNLNGSWVSVENRTWVNYSDCLRFLAPGIEKGKRDFFERLHIMYTVGYAVSFSSLLVAIFIIGYFRRLHCTRNYIHMHLFVSFMLRAVSIFVKDRVVYANGVLQEYDTMLMDNISTVSISPLDKTQYVGCKITVLFFIYFLATNYYWILVEGLYLHSLIFMAFFSDSKYLWGFTLIGWGVPALFVSTWAVVRATLADVRCWELSAGNIRWIYQVPILTAIGLNFILFVNIVRVLATKIRETNAGRYDTRKQYRKLAKSTLVLVLVFGVHYIMFVGMPHTFTGLAWELRMYCELFFNSFQGFFVSIIYCFCNGEVQTEIRKTWLRWTLALDWKGPFVLANYRYGTVLNSSGASVQSQMTSVTRSSALLTSRVYRCAARPSVGSLVHGSQIHTTLPGYVFTNSDIESLPPSIPEEIEEEPKHIDDITLKGVNHVAVRQEALSICFEESGQSSSHTDSDDVRCRHDDIITTEISKCTDKMSPKDSLSVKDNSLDQEDEEVL, encoded by the exons ATGAGGTCTGTTCTCCTGGATGGGACGGGTTGGTTTGCTGGCCTCAAGGTTCTCCAGGAACCGTCAGCAAAGTGGCGTGTCCCAGCTACGTGTACGACTTCAACCACAACG GATTTGCATACCGTCATTGCAACTTGAATGGATCGTGGGTATCGGTGGAGAACAGAACTTGGGTCAATTATTCAGACTGTCTGCGGTTCTTGGCTCCAGGCATTGAAAAGGGCAAA AGGGACTTTTTCGAGCGGCTGCACATCATGTACACAGTCGGCTATGCAGTGTCCTTCAGCTCGCTGCTGGTGGCCATTTTCATCATTGGATACTTTCG GCGTCTCCACTGCACCAGAAACTACATCCACATGCACCTCTTTGTGTCTTTCATGCTGCGCGCAGTCAGCATCTTCGTGAAAGACAGAGTGGTGTACGCTAATGGTGTGCTACAGGAGTACGACACCATGCTAATGGACAACATCAGCACCGTCTCCATTTCCCCGCTTGACAAGACTCAGTAT GTTGGCTGCAAGATCACAGTCCTGTTCTTCATTTATTTCCTGGCAACCAATTACTACTGGATCCTAGTGGAGGGCCTGTACCTTCACAGTCTCATTTTCATGGCGTTCTTCTCAGACTCCAAATATCTTTGGGGTTTCACTCTCATAGGATGGG GTGTTCCTGCTCTCTTCGTATCAACCTGGGCTGTCGTCAGGGCAACGCTGGCGGATGTAAG GTGCTGGGAGTTGAGCGCTGGCAATATTAGATGGATTTACCAAGTTCCTATACTGACAGCaattggg CTGAATTTTATTCTGTTCGTAAATATCGTACGAGTTCTGGCCACAAAGATCCGAGAAACTAATGCGGGGCGATACGACACACGTAAACAGTACAG GAAGCTGGCTAAGTCCACtttggttctggttctggttttCGGCGTGCATTACATCATGTTTGTGGGAATGCCGCACACGTTCACAGGTCTGGCCTGGGAGCTGCGCATGTACTGTGAACTGTTCTTCAACTCATTCCAG GGATTTTTTGTGTCCATTATTTACTGCTTCTGCAATGGAGAG GTCCAGACAGAAATCCGGAAGACCTGGCTCCGCTGGACGCTTGCATTAGACTGGAAAGGTCCCTTCGTTTTGGCTAACTACCGCTATGGGACGGTCCTGAACAGCAGCGGTGCCAGCGTCCAATCCCAGATGACCTCAGTGACCCGCAGTTCTGCTCTCCTCACCAGCAGGGTGTACCGCTGTGCCGCTCGGCCCAGTGTCGGCTCGCTTGTGCATGGCTCGCAAATACACACCACCTTGCCTGGATACGTCTTCACCAACTCAGACATCGAAAGCCTCCCACCTTCCATTCCAGAAGAAATCGAAGAGGAGCCCAAACACATCGACGACATCACGCTCAAAGGGGTCAACCACGTCGCCGTACGACAGGAAGCCCTCAGCATCTGTTTCGAAGAAAGCGGACAGAGCTCATCCCACACAGATTCTGATGATGTCAGATGTCGTCATGATGACATCATCACTACGGAAATCTCCAAATGCACTGATAAAATGTCACCGAAGGATTCTTTATCGGTGAAGGACAACAGTTTGGATCAAGAGGACGAGGAAGTACTTTAA